The region CTGGGTAGTTTCGTCGAGGACCGGTGGGGAGATGACCACCGCATCCTGCGCCGCGCCGAAAGAAAATGCCGAGCATGGGCCTACAATGCTGGCCGCGACCACGCCGAACACAGTACGGCGCCAGGTGAACAGAGTTTTCATGGTACTGACTCCCAGGAAGGTAAAAGGCGACTCACGCCGCGCGTAGCTCGAAAGTTAGTGCAAGACCATTCATGCAATAACGCAGGCCTGTCGGTTTAGGCCCGTCATCGAAGACATGCCCCAAATGACCACCGCAACGCCGACAGTGGACTTCGTTGCGCAGAACGCCAAAAGAATGGTCTTCGCGGGTCGCCACAGCTTTGTCCAACGGCGCCCAGAAACTCGGCCAGCCGGTTCGGCTGTCGAACTTGGTCTCGGAGGAAAACACCGGCAACGCACACCCGGCGCAAGCAAACGTACCCGCACGATGCTCATCATTCAGTGGACTGGTGTAGGCCCGTTCGGTGCCCTCCTCCCGCAGGATCGCGTATTGCTCCGCGCTGAGCAGGGAGCGCCATTCGCTGTCGCTGTGAGTCACTTCAAAACCCTGCGCCGCGTCGGCAGAACTGACCAGGCCAGAACGGGCGGCAAATTTTGGCAACACACCCAGCACCAGGGCTGTAGCCCCCAGCCCACCGCTTGCTAAAAGAAATTGTCGTCTTGAAAACATGACCGTCTCCAAAAATCCAGGGTGCCTGATAAGGAACACAGCCTAGGCTTGAGTTGATCGCCAAATCCTCACGGGAAGTTAAACAATTCGTGATAACTCAGGCTGAGGAAAACCCGCACAATGCGCCCATTACGCTGCAAAGGATTGAGCTTCATGGAACAGACCAAACGCGTCCTGGTGGTCGAGGACGACCTGCATATCGCAGACCTTATCTGCCTGCATCTACGCGATGAGCAGTTCGAAGTAGTGCATTGCGCTGACGGGGACGAAGGCATGCGCCTGCTGCAGTTGGGAAGCTGGGACGCACTGATCCTCGACCTGATGCTCCCCGGCGTGGACGGCCTCGAAATCTGTCGCCGTGCCAGGGCCATGGCCCGCTACACCCCCATCATCATCACCAGCGCACGATCCAGCGAACTGCATCGTATTCTTGGGCTGGAGCTGGGCGCCGACGATTACCTGGCCAAACCCTTCTCGATGCTTGAGCTGGTAGCTCGGGTCAAGGCCCTGCTAAGAAGGGTCGACGCCATGGCCCGCAACCTGAAAATGGACGCCGGCGGCCTGACCCTCGACGGCTTGTCCATCGACCCGATCACCCGCGATGTGTCACTCGACAGCCGCCGTCTGGACCTCACACCCCGAGAATTCGACCTGCTGTATTTCTTCGCCCGCCAACCGGGCAAGGTGTTTTCGCGCATGGATCTGCTCAATGCGGTATGGGGCTACAGCCACGAAGGTTACGAGCACACGGTCAACACCCACATCAACCGTCTGCGGGCCAAGATCGAGACTGATCCCGCGCAACCGTTGCGCATCCTCACCGTATGGGGCCGAGGCTACAAATTCGCCGCCAGAGAGGAGCAATCATGAGATTGACCCTGACTCAGCGCCTGTCCCTGGTGTTCGCCGTTCTGCTGATGGTGTGCTGCGGCACCTCGGCATGGATGCAGGTGCGCGCCAATCAGATGCATGAACTGGAAGTGGTGCAAGGACTGTCCCGTGACCTCGCCCAGCACATCGCCCATGACACCGTGCTGATGGACAGTAATGGTCTGATGCCGCACGCAGTACGCGACCTGTTCAGCCAACTGATGCTGGTCAACCCCAGCGTCGAGGTGTACCTGCTGGACACCGAAGGGCGGATCGTTGGGAGCGCTGCGCCCGAGGGCCGGATCCACCGACAACGGGTCGATCTGCTACCCATCCAACGGCTGCTAAATGGGGATGCGCTGCCGATTCTCGGTGACGACCCGCGCAGCGCCGATGGGCGCAAGGTCTTCAGCGCCGCACCGTTACAGGTCAACGGCAAACCGGCGGGCTATCTTTACGTGGTGCTGCTTAGCGAAGAACACGACCGCTTCGCCGAACGAGGCGCCACCAGTGCGGCGCTCAATACCGCATTGTTGTCCATCGGACTGGTCGCACTGCTGTGCCTGATTGCCGGCCTCACTGCCTTTGCCCTGATCACCCGGCCGTTACGGCGCTTGACCGAAACCGTCAGACAGTTCGATATCGACGGCGTACCGATGGCGCCGTCCGAGACAACACCACTGGCACAGTCCGCCAGTCACGACGAAATTGCGATACTCGACAGCGCCTTTCGGCAAATGCAAACCCGCCTTAGCGAACAATGGCGCTCGCTGACCCGCCAGGACCAGGAGCGCCGCGAACTGGTGGCGAACATCTCCCATGACCTGCGCACGCCGCTGGCCTCGTTGCACGGTTACCTGGAAACTCTGTCGCTCAAGGACGCCACATTGTCAGCCGCCGACCGGCGCCGCTACCTGGGCATCGCCCTGGATCAAAGCCGCAAGGTCGGCGGCCTGGCGCAATCGCTGCTTGAACTGGTACGACTGGAACACGGTTTCGTGCAACCGGTGCTGGAGCGCTTTTCACTGACCGATTTGGTACAGGACATCTTCCAGAAGTTCGAACTCACCGCTGAAGCGCGTCAGGTCGAACTCAAGGCCACCTTCGCCCCGAACGTTGCCGGCGCCTGCGCCGACCTGGGGTTGATAGAGCGGGTGCTGACCAACCTGTTCGACAATGCCGTGCGCCATACACCTCAAGGGGGAGAAGTCGAAGTGAGCCTGCGCCCCCAAGGCTTGTTCGTCGAGGTCATCGTCAGTGACACTGGGCCCGGTATCGCACCCGAGCTGCGCGAGGGCCTATTTCTGCGCCCATTTAATATTGGGGGCGCGCGACGCGATGGAGGGTTGGGGCTAAGGATCGTGCACCGGATCCTGCAACTGCATGGTCGTGAGATTCAGTTGATCGAGATTCCAGGGCGTGGTGCAAGCTTTCGCTTCTCGTTGCCATTGGATGAGCAAACGGCTGAGCAAGGGGTGGTTCGCTCGATGAATTTGAATTCGCCGGGGAAATAGTCGAGTGCTTGGCACAGAACTTCTTCTATCAGGCCGCCGTGCCGCGAGAACTATCGGCGACACGGCAGGGAGTGTTGCTCAAGGCGTGTGCCTGAGGCTTTGCCACCGGGTCGTTCTGTGGGCGAACGACCCTACTGTACCGAGTGTTTCGATCATTAATGTTGCGAAAGTCTTTGGCCCGCTTGCCCGTTGGGTCGTGACAACGCCGCCTCCGTCCAATAGATTAGTCGCCCTGACAAGGCCCTGTGCTTTCTCGCCTCAACTCAAGTTAAAGAAGTAGTGAAATTTCAATGTCTGATTCCAACACCGCTGAATCCGTAGTCACCTTGTCGTCCAAAGCGGAATACGAAAACTCCATCAATCTTTCACAGCATGTGCCCCAGGCCAAGACCATCAGTGAGATGGTGCTGGATGCTTTTCAATCTACCCGGGAAAGCGACCAAATCCGCGGATTACGCACCGCGATTCGGCAGGCTCACGATAGCTTCGACGACGATAAAGCCTACGAACTCATGGGCGAACTCAAGCAACTCAAGGATGCCGAAGCCGCGGATATTGCCGCGCTGGAAGACCTGAGCAGCAAGTTCCCGATCAGCCGGATTCTGTCGAGTTTCAAAGACGACCCAGCGTTTCAAGAGATTGTTTATGGTCTGGCACTGAAAGTCCTGAACCAGACGCACCAAGCCATCAGCAACCCTGGCAGCGGCAAAAACAAAACCGCACGCGCCAAGAAAGAAGTCGAAGTGTTCACCATCAGCAAGGATGGCGTGAGCGTCACGTTGCCGCTACGAACGCCGCGTTCGCGACTGAACGTTGACCGCCAAGCCCTGGAATTCCTTGGGTTCAACTTCGTCGGAGAAGGTGAAGAGGCTGAGCTGGAAAACGACATGTTCCTGGACAATTCCGGGACCGAGCAAGCGGTCAACCGCAAGAACATCATCACCGCCTTGCAGCAACAAACCGCGTTTGATGGCTACAGCATCACTGCGCAGTAACACGAGTCATCTCGGCGCACTTGGCGCCTGACTAAAGAGCCCCCGGACTGAAACTGAGACGGGGGCTTTTTTGCATCGACTGTTTTTTGCTGTCTTATCGTCAACGCAGGGTCATCAGCCGGAGAAACAAAAGTAGGGCACCACGCGCGGCAGAGAACGCCCAATAAAAAACCCCGCGTTTCTCTCGAAGGCGGGGTTTTTTCTACAGCATCCAGACTTTAAGGCGCGTAGGTCAGCAACAATTCACTCGGCACTTTGAAGTCCAGGGACATCATCACGCTCAACGCGGTAATGGTGAAGATCGAGAACACGAACAGCTTGCGTGCCCAGACCGTATCATCCACTGCCTTGTAGCCGGTCCACGCCATGTACAACCAGTACATGCCCATGGCCGCGGCGACGGCGAGGTAGCTCATGCCGGCGTAGCCGCTGAAGGTCAGCATCAAGGTTGCGATCAGGAACGCCAGGATGTAGAGCAAAATGTGCTTCTTGGCCACTTGAATCCCACGCTTCACAGGCAGCACCGGAATCGATGCGGCCAAGTAATCATTGAAGCGAAAAATCGCGATGGCATAAGAATGCGGCATCTGCCACAAGCTGAACATCACCAGCAACGTCAGCGCAGCCATGTCGAAGCTGTTCGTCACAGCAACATAGCCAATCACCGGCGGCATAGCCCCCGACAGACTGCCCACCAGCGTGCCGTGAACCGACTTGCGCTTGAGGTACAGGCTGTAGAAGCCGACGTAGATGACAAAACCGATGACCGCGAACAGCGCGGCCAAAGGGTTGGCCACTTTATACAACAGCGCAACGCCGGCAACACCCAGGACGGTCGCATAAATCAGCGCCAGC is a window of Pseudomonas sp. DC1.2 DNA encoding:
- the msrB gene encoding peptide-methionine (R)-S-oxide reductase MsrB — encoded protein: MFSRRQFLLASGGLGATALVLGVLPKFAARSGLVSSADAAQGFEVTHSDSEWRSLLSAEQYAILREEGTERAYTSPLNDEHRAGTFACAGCALPVFSSETKFDSRTGWPSFWAPLDKAVATREDHSFGVLRNEVHCRRCGGHLGHVFDDGPKPTGLRYCMNGLALTFELRAA
- a CDS encoding response regulator transcription factor, whose amino-acid sequence is MEQTKRVLVVEDDLHIADLICLHLRDEQFEVVHCADGDEGMRLLQLGSWDALILDLMLPGVDGLEICRRARAMARYTPIIITSARSSELHRILGLELGADDYLAKPFSMLELVARVKALLRRVDAMARNLKMDAGGLTLDGLSIDPITRDVSLDSRRLDLTPREFDLLYFFARQPGKVFSRMDLLNAVWGYSHEGYEHTVNTHINRLRAKIETDPAQPLRILTVWGRGYKFAAREEQS
- a CDS encoding HAMP domain-containing sensor histidine kinase — encoded protein: MRLTLTQRLSLVFAVLLMVCCGTSAWMQVRANQMHELEVVQGLSRDLAQHIAHDTVLMDSNGLMPHAVRDLFSQLMLVNPSVEVYLLDTEGRIVGSAAPEGRIHRQRVDLLPIQRLLNGDALPILGDDPRSADGRKVFSAAPLQVNGKPAGYLYVVLLSEEHDRFAERGATSAALNTALLSIGLVALLCLIAGLTAFALITRPLRRLTETVRQFDIDGVPMAPSETTPLAQSASHDEIAILDSAFRQMQTRLSEQWRSLTRQDQERRELVANISHDLRTPLASLHGYLETLSLKDATLSAADRRRYLGIALDQSRKVGGLAQSLLELVRLEHGFVQPVLERFSLTDLVQDIFQKFELTAEARQVELKATFAPNVAGACADLGLIERVLTNLFDNAVRHTPQGGEVEVSLRPQGLFVEVIVSDTGPGIAPELREGLFLRPFNIGGARRDGGLGLRIVHRILQLHGREIQLIEIPGRGASFRFSLPLDEQTAEQGVVRSMNLNSPGK
- the cyoE gene encoding heme o synthase encodes the protein MSLKHFIQITKPGIIFGNVLSVAGGFFLASKGHVDLAIFLAAMIGTSLVVASGCVFNNCIDRDIDLKMERTKNRVLVQGLISLKLALIYATVLGVAGVALLYKVANPLAALFAVIGFVIYVGFYSLYLKRKSVHGTLVGSLSGAMPPVIGYVAVTNSFDMAALTLLVMFSLWQMPHSYAIAIFRFNDYLAASIPVLPVKRGIQVAKKHILLYILAFLIATLMLTFSGYAGMSYLAVAAAMGMYWLYMAWTGYKAVDDTVWARKLFVFSIFTITALSVMMSLDFKVPSELLLTYAP